In Salinigranum marinum, one DNA window encodes the following:
- a CDS encoding LEA type 2 family protein encodes MDVRSTLSDSPRRTVVGVVVVLVAVVGAAVALGILGSPTVTGVENRFGGVNESATVVESNLTVSNPNPVGASLGGLTVDYAVEMNGVRMAEGTKAGVSVPPGQSVLPFRTTLANDRIPTWWVSHVRNDERTTLTVDAAVHSSAVDSPFGAPQVTRTVETDLLSEFDSTEPRPVNASAPLVTDPVVYVNETSASWGAVTTETTELDLAFVVYNPKPYPVGMTEVGYDVSMNDVTLGEGATDGGVVIPPGETRTIETTTRIRNENLDEWWVTHVERNQVSELEIDFAARLDLQATTIEVPLTALTYTKTVETDVFGTKPESTATASGAETTSGSDRVTTTETAVPDGRTTTATTTTVPTATPAPTTTDVPTPTDDGGLLNGGEATRTPEPESTPTDDGGLLGETRAPVR; translated from the coding sequence ATGGACGTTCGTTCGACGCTGTCGGACTCGCCGCGACGGACGGTCGTGGGTGTCGTGGTCGTTCTCGTCGCCGTGGTCGGTGCGGCCGTCGCGCTCGGGATCCTCGGCTCGCCCACCGTCACCGGCGTCGAGAACCGCTTCGGCGGCGTCAACGAGAGCGCGACCGTCGTCGAGTCGAACCTCACCGTCTCGAACCCCAACCCGGTCGGCGCGTCGCTCGGCGGCCTCACCGTCGACTACGCCGTCGAGATGAACGGGGTCCGGATGGCGGAGGGGACGAAGGCCGGCGTGTCGGTCCCGCCCGGGCAGTCGGTGCTGCCCTTCCGGACGACCCTGGCGAACGACCGGATCCCGACGTGGTGGGTGAGCCACGTCCGCAACGACGAACGCACCACGCTGACGGTCGACGCGGCCGTCCACTCCTCGGCCGTCGACTCGCCGTTCGGGGCCCCGCAGGTCACTCGCACCGTCGAGACCGACCTGCTCTCGGAGTTCGACTCGACGGAGCCACGGCCGGTGAACGCCAGCGCCCCGCTCGTCACCGACCCCGTCGTCTACGTCAACGAGACGAGCGCGTCGTGGGGCGCGGTGACGACGGAGACGACCGAACTCGACCTCGCGTTCGTCGTCTACAACCCGAAGCCGTACCCCGTGGGGATGACCGAGGTGGGCTACGACGTGTCGATGAACGACGTCACCCTCGGCGAGGGAGCGACAGACGGCGGCGTCGTGATCCCGCCCGGCGAGACGCGGACGATCGAAACGACGACCCGGATCCGGAACGAGAACCTCGACGAGTGGTGGGTGACGCACGTCGAACGGAACCAGGTCTCCGAACTCGAGATCGACTTCGCCGCCCGCCTCGACCTCCAGGCCACCACCATCGAGGTACCGCTGACCGCGCTGACGTACACGAAGACCGTCGAGACCGACGTCTTCGGGACCAAACCGGAGTCGACCGCGACCGCGAGCGGGGCGGAGACCACCTCCGGCTCGGACCGGGTGACGACGACCGAGACGGCGGTGCCCGACGGACGAACCACCACGGCGACCACGACGACTGTCCCGACGGCGACACCGGCACCGACCACGACGGATGTCCCGACACCGACCGACGACGGCGGACTGCTAAACGGCGGCGAGGCGACACGGACCCCGGAGCCGGAGTCGACGCCGACCGACGACGGCGGACTGCTCGGCGAGACCCGCGCGCCTGTCCGATAG
- a CDS encoding phosphate uptake regulator PhoU: METRKVQRLGPSTLAMTLPAEWAKEHGVEKGDEVSLRMGGKGTLTVLPESANTEDSKAIIRADELNANALERAIVAQYVLGRRIIHIEKTEGALDSEHINAVYKAETQLMGLGVIEETPERIAIRCSVDPEDFTLDNLLERLENTGSTMRGEAVKALAHGNPDLAQRALNRERQANKIFVLLLRLIFTAYQNPSLARAVGLEEGFPLIGYRSVAKNLELTADNAEDIANICLDAEDNTLDVDSATMRRIREFTDQVDEITVTAVRAVVDRDYDLTIEVRDLFRDLRDREREILDDLPEMDNQKLLQVREVLVSLQQTAQYAMRNAEIAANLALNEESEHVTLI; encoded by the coding sequence ATGGAGACGCGGAAGGTCCAGCGACTCGGTCCGTCGACGCTGGCGATGACTCTGCCGGCCGAGTGGGCGAAGGAACACGGTGTCGAGAAAGGAGACGAGGTGTCGTTACGGATGGGCGGGAAGGGCACACTGACGGTGCTCCCCGAGTCGGCGAACACGGAGGACTCGAAGGCGATCATCCGGGCGGACGAACTGAACGCGAACGCGCTCGAACGCGCCATCGTCGCCCAGTACGTCCTCGGCCGACGCATCATCCACATCGAGAAGACCGAGGGGGCGCTCGACTCCGAACACATCAATGCCGTCTACAAGGCCGAGACACAGCTGATGGGGCTCGGCGTCATCGAGGAGACGCCCGAGCGAATCGCCATCCGGTGCTCGGTCGACCCCGAGGACTTCACGCTCGACAACCTCCTCGAACGGCTGGAGAACACGGGCAGTACGATGCGTGGCGAGGCGGTCAAGGCGCTCGCCCACGGTAACCCGGATCTCGCCCAGCGCGCGCTGAACCGCGAACGGCAGGCGAACAAGATCTTCGTCCTCCTCCTGCGACTGATCTTCACGGCGTACCAGAACCCGAGCCTCGCCCGCGCCGTGGGACTCGAGGAGGGCTTCCCGCTCATCGGCTACCGGTCGGTAGCGAAGAACCTCGAACTCACGGCGGACAACGCCGAGGACATCGCCAACATCTGTCTCGACGCCGAGGACAACACGCTCGACGTCGACTCGGCGACGATGCGCCGCATCCGTGAGTTCACCGACCAGGTCGACGAGATCACCGTGACGGCCGTCCGAGCGGTCGTCGATCGCGACTACGACCTCACCATCGAGGTGCGGGACCTGTTCCGCGATCTCAGGGACCGCGAGCGGGAGATCCTCGACGACCTCCCAGAGATGGACAACCAGAAGCTGCTGCAGGTCCGCGAAGTGCTCGTCAGCCTCCAGCAGACCGCGCAGTACGCGATGCGGAACGCCGAAATCGCGGCCAACCTCGCGCTCAACGAGGAGTCCGAGCACGTCACGCTGATCTGA
- a CDS encoding DUF7525 family protein has product MESTVSSDKGIGFAVVLSLLTLVGAAVMLAGPGQLTKAWGFALAMVAAMLAVVFTQLYW; this is encoded by the coding sequence ATGGAATCTACGGTCAGCTCCGACAAGGGAATCGGCTTCGCAGTGGTACTCTCCCTCCTGACGCTCGTCGGTGCCGCAGTGATGCTCGCCGGTCCCGGACAGCTGACGAAGGCGTGGGGGTTCGCCCTGGCGATGGTGGCCGCGATGCTGGCGGTCGTCTTCACCCAGCTGTACTGGTAA
- a CDS encoding ATP-NAD kinase family protein: MHVGFVVNPIAGLGGRVGLKGTDGKVAEARARGAEPRAPDRARRSLDALAARVPDATVSTWGAPMGADLARAAGFEPRVVGAPERETSAADTRRAVAAFATAGVDLVLFVGGDGTAADVAEALSAADAGSDTPMLGVPAGVKVYSSVFAVSPEDAAAVAATFTRTEEREVMDIDEDAYREGEVHPELRAVAWVPVAENLQSSKQTGGGSVETLAEGVAADVRGGVTYVLGPGSTLGAVKRALGFEGSPLGVDVWRDGEVIVRDGSEAEILASLDEENVVVVSPIGGQGFVFGRGNPQLSPAVIRRCDLRVVASRAKLDDIGVLRVDTDDPDLDAELRGWTRVRVGRVEQRMMEIV, from the coding sequence ATGCACGTCGGCTTCGTCGTCAATCCCATCGCCGGACTGGGCGGCCGCGTCGGCCTGAAGGGAACCGATGGAAAGGTCGCCGAGGCGCGGGCCCGCGGCGCGGAGCCGCGCGCCCCAGACCGCGCCCGACGGTCGCTCGACGCCCTTGCGGCGCGTGTCCCCGACGCGACGGTGTCGACCTGGGGGGCACCGATGGGGGCCGACCTGGCCCGGGCGGCCGGCTTCGAGCCGAGGGTAGTCGGCGCTCCCGAGAGGGAGACGTCGGCGGCCGACACGCGGCGAGCGGTGGCGGCGTTCGCGACGGCGGGCGTCGATCTCGTGCTGTTCGTCGGCGGTGACGGGACGGCGGCGGACGTCGCCGAGGCGCTGTCGGCGGCCGACGCCGGCTCCGACACGCCGATGCTTGGCGTCCCCGCCGGGGTGAAGGTGTACTCGTCGGTGTTTGCGGTTTCGCCCGAGGACGCCGCGGCGGTCGCCGCGACGTTCACTCGGACCGAAGAGCGCGAGGTGATGGACATCGACGAGGACGCCTACCGCGAGGGGGAGGTCCACCCCGAACTCCGCGCCGTCGCGTGGGTCCCGGTCGCTGAGAATCTCCAGTCGTCGAAACAGACCGGCGGCGGATCGGTCGAGACGCTCGCCGAGGGTGTCGCGGCCGACGTCCGCGGGGGGGTCACGTACGTCCTCGGGCCGGGGAGCACCCTCGGTGCGGTCAAACGCGCGCTCGGGTTCGAGGGGTCGCCCCTCGGCGTCGACGTCTGGCGCGACGGGGAGGTGATCGTCCGCGACGGCTCCGAAGCGGAGATCCTCGCGTCGCTCGACGAGGAGAACGTCGTGGTCGTCTCGCCCATCGGCGGGCAGGGGTTCGTCTTCGGCCGCGGGAACCCACAGCTGTCGCCAGCGGTGATTCGGCGGTGTGACCTGCGGGTCGTCGCCTCGCGCGCGAAACTCGACGACATCGGTGTGCTCCGAGTCGACACCGACGACCCCGACCTCGACGCGGAGCTCCGTGGCTGGACCCGTGTTCGCGTCGGCCGCGTCGAACAGCGGATGATGGAGATCGTCTGA
- a CDS encoding DUF7123 family protein — MTEYTEEEKRIVAYLRESVSCGERYFRAKNIAEAIGLSAKQVGARLPTLAEKSDEVDIEKWGRARSTTWRVTPS; from the coding sequence ATGACTGAATACACCGAGGAAGAGAAGCGGATTGTCGCGTACCTGCGAGAGAGTGTCTCGTGTGGGGAGCGGTATTTCCGTGCTAAGAACATCGCCGAGGCGATCGGCCTGTCGGCGAAACAGGTCGGCGCGCGGCTCCCCACGCTCGCGGAGAAATCCGACGAGGTCGACATCGAAAAGTGGGGCCGCGCCCGGTCGACGACCTGGCGCGTGACGCCGTCCT
- a CDS encoding competence/damage-inducible protein A, which produces MRVAVVTVGDELLAGDTVNTNATWLCERLTDRGVTVERVTTVPDRVADIARVVNEYRAEYDAVVVTGGLGPTHDDVTMEAVAAAFGRSVVQSEEALAWLTTHGGYQAADLVDGTTHLPEGARMLPNRAGVAPGAVVESVYVLPGVPDEMKAMFDEVEGEFAGERSYTAVVETSDPESSLIPAMEAVQERFAVTVGSYPGESVRLKLSGATEEAVESAAGWLRERVTPMDEEASAAEREQPGDGDEKARDQNGSAGRADR; this is translated from the coding sequence ATGCGCGTAGCAGTCGTGACCGTCGGCGACGAACTCCTCGCGGGCGACACGGTGAACACGAACGCGACGTGGCTCTGCGAACGGCTCACCGATCGGGGGGTGACGGTCGAACGCGTCACGACCGTTCCGGATCGGGTCGCCGACATCGCCCGCGTCGTCAACGAGTACCGCGCGGAGTACGACGCCGTCGTCGTCACCGGTGGGCTCGGCCCCACCCACGACGACGTGACGATGGAGGCGGTCGCCGCCGCGTTCGGCCGGTCGGTCGTCCAGTCGGAGGAGGCGCTGGCGTGGCTCACGACGCACGGCGGGTACCAGGCGGCCGACCTCGTCGACGGGACGACCCACCTCCCGGAGGGGGCGCGGATGCTCCCGAACCGGGCGGGGGTCGCGCCGGGTGCGGTCGTCGAGTCGGTGTACGTTCTGCCGGGCGTCCCCGACGAGATGAAGGCGATGTTCGACGAAGTCGAAGGGGAGTTCGCGGGCGAGCGGAGCTACACCGCGGTGGTCGAGACGTCCGACCCCGAGTCGTCGCTCATCCCCGCGATGGAGGCGGTGCAAGAACGGTTCGCGGTGACGGTCGGCTCGTACCCCGGGGAGTCCGTCCGGCTGAAGCTCTCGGGGGCGACCGAGGAGGCGGTTGAGTCGGCGGCCGGTTGGCTCCGCGAGCGAGTGACACCGATGGACGAGGAGGCGTCAGCGGCCGAGCGAGAGCAGCCAGGCGACGGTGACGAGAAGGCTCGCGATCAGAACGGCAGCGCCGGTCGCGCCGATCGGTAA